Proteins encoded by one window of Mastacembelus armatus chromosome 23, fMasArm1.2, whole genome shotgun sequence:
- the cd36 gene encoding platelet glycoprotein 4, with protein MGCCNRRCGLIAGAVFGAVVAILGGILIPVGKIVIEGTVEKETVIEPGTTAYDSWVSAGANVYRQFWIFNLKNPVEVLQYGARPVVLEKGPYTYRIRYLPKENITFNPNHTASFLLPQGAIFEPSMSVGSEEDKITTLNLAVAGAYSLVPNVLHSVLETMIRTSNSSLFQHRTVKEMLWGYRDPMLKDTVGLFSTYNGTYDGYYTVFSGKDDISKVGMIDRWRGERSLHFWNDKYCDMINGTDASAFAPLLDKKKLIYFFSSDICRSASAQFEASLDLKGIEVYRYTLPPSTLASPTVNPDNRCFCKNPKTTKNCTLAGVLDIGSCQDGRPVYMSLPHFLHGSPSLREDVLGLSPNEEHHNTFLDVEPTTGFTMRFAKRIQVNMMYGPSKVITVLKKVKDYTIFPIVWLNETASLDDQTADMFKNELISRIRTLELIQQVLLGTGVAIFALCLISYCVLRGRNSQSKLA; from the exons ATGGGCTGCTGTAACAGAAGGTGCGGGCTGATAGCTGGAGCTGTGTTTGGGGCGGTGGTAGCCATCCTGGGAGGTATCCTTATCCCAGTGGGGAAGATCGTCATTGAGGGGACAGTGGAAAAG GAAACCGTCATTGAGCCTGGAACTACAGCTTATGACAGCTGGGTGTCTGCAGGGGCAAATGTGTACAGGCAGTTCTGGATCTTCAACCTTAAGAACCCAGTGGAGGTTTTGCAGTATGGCGCAAGACCTGTGGTGTTGGAAAAAGGACCTTACACATACAG GATAAGATATCTTCCCAAAGAGAACATCACATTCAACCCCAATCACACTGCCTCCTTCCTGCTGCCTCAGGGCGCCATCTTTGAGCCATCCATGTCAGTGGGATCAGAGGAAGACAAAATCACCACCCTCAACCTGGCTGTGGCT ggagcTTATTCGTTGGTTCCAAATGTGCTTCATTCGGTGTTGGAGACCATGATAAGAACAAGCAACTCCTCCTTGTTCCAACACCGCACCGTCAAGGAAATGCTGTGGGGTTACAGAGACCCTATGTTGAAAGATACTGTGGGCCTGTTTTCAACT TACAATGGTACCTACGATGGCTACTACACTGTCTTCAGTGGAAAAGATGACATCTCAAAGGTGGGAATGATTGACAGGTGGCGGGGAGAAAG GAGCTTACATTTCTGGAACGACAAGTACTGTGACATGATCAACGGGACAG ATGCTTCTGCCTTCGCTCCCCTTTTAGACAAGAAGAAGCTTATCTATTTCTTCTCATCAGATATCTGCAG GTCTGCGTCCGCCCAATTTGAGGCGAGTTTGGACCTGAAAGGGATTGAGGTGTACCGCTACACCCTCCCGCCATCCACTCTGGCCTCTCCTACAGTCAACCCAGACAACCGGTGTTTTTGCAAGAACCCAAAGACCACCAAGAACTGCACCTTGGCTGGAGTACTGGATATCGGCTCCTGTCAAGATG GAAGGCCTGTCTACATGTCTCTGCCCCACTTCCTCCATGGTAGTCCATCTCTGAGAGAGGACGTATTGGGCCTCAGTCCCAATGAGGAGCACCATAACACCTTCCTGGATGTGGAACCT ACAACTGGATTCACCATGAGGTTTGCCAAACGAATTCAAGTAAATATGATGTATGGGCCGTCAAAGGTCATCAC GGTGCTTAAGAAAGTTAAGGATTATACCATATTCCCCATTGTTTGGCTGAATgag ACGGCTTCTCTGGACgaccaaacagcagacatgtttaagaatgagctcatttccCGCATCCGCACCTTGGAGCTAATACAGCAGGTGCTGCTGGGCACAGGTGTGGCCATCTTTGCCCTGTGTCTCATCTCCTACTGTGTGTTGAGGGGGAGAAATAGTCAAAGCAAGCTTGCGTGA